GGCGAAGTCGTCACGCGCCGGCTGCTCGCCGTGGCCGCCGTCGATGAACAGCAGCGACAGCGGCGTGCGCCAGTGCGCCGCCACCGACGTCGACTGGCCGACGATCGCGATCACGTGGTCCTCGAGCCCGGCCCGGGCGATATTCCTGCGGAACTCGCCGAGGGTGTCCATCAGGCCGAGTTCGGGGTCGACGACGCTGGCGTCGTGGTGCTCCCAGCCGGCCTGGTTCTCCTCGGAGCCGCGGTGGTGGTCGACGGTGAAGACGACGGCCGTCGTACCGGTGGCGGCGGTGACCTGCTGCGCGGCCGCGCCGAGGTAGATGCCCGACTTGCCGCAGTAGGTGCCGACCTCGAGGGCGGGACCGTGCGGGAGGCGCTCGAGGGCGACCCGGTGGAGGAGCGCGCCCTCGTCCTCGGGCATGAAGCCCTTGGCGTCGCGGGCGTGTTCCAGCAGGTCGGACGGCATGGTGTCGGTCACCCGCACACTCTAGTAGAGTTAGAACGCGTTCTAGTTTCTCGCTCCGCTGGTTGAGGTGCGAGCGCAGCGAGCCTCGAGACCCCAGGAGTGCCATGTCCCTCGGTATCAGTGACGACCAGGTCGAGCTCGCCGACAGCCTGCGCAAGTGGGCCGCCAGCATCGGGCCGGTCGAGGCCGTGCGCGCGGCCGAGGGCGACGCGGGCGCCGACTTCGCGGCCGTGTGGGCGGCCGTCGAGGAGATGGGTGTCGCGGCGATCGCCGCCCCGGAGTCGGCCGGCGGTGGGGGCGGCACCGTCCTCGACCAGGCGGTCGCGCTCGAGGCGTGCGCCCACGAGCTGGTCCCCGGTGGCCTGCTCGGCGCGGCGATCGGCGGCGTGCTCACCGGCCGACCGGGCCGCCACGGCGTGCAGGTCCACCCCGGTGGTGCGGTCTGGGACGGCGGTACGGCGACCGAGCTGCTGCTGCTCGACGACGGGGAGGTCGCGGCCGAGGTCGGCGTCGACCTCAGCGCCCGGCACGCGCGCGTGTCGGGTGGCACGCCGGCCGCCGCGGCGGACGAGCGACGACGCCTGCTCGCGGTGACCCTCGCTGCGGCCGAAGCCGCCGGCGTGGCCCGCTGGTGCCTCGAGACCGCCGTCGACTACGCGAAGGTGCGCGAGCAGTTCGGGCAGAGGATCGGTGCCTTCCAGGCCATCAAGCACCTCTGTGCGCAGATGCTCGAGACCGCCGAGTCGGTGACCGCGGCCGCGTGGGACGCCGCGGCCGCCGCCACGGCGCTGGACGAGGGCGCAGGCGACGACGCCCAGTGGGCCTTCGCCGCCGACGTCGCCCAGGCCACGTGCTTCGACGGCGCCGTCGAGGTCGCCAAGTCCTGCATCCAGGTGCTCGGCGGCATCGGGTTCACCTACGAGCACGACGCCCACCTCTACCTGCGCCGGGCGCTGACCCTGCGCGCGCTCGTCGGCTCCTCCGACGCCGCGGCCGAGCGGATCACCGCCGCCGCCGTCTCCGGTGTACGACGCCAGGTCGACGTCGACCTCGAGGGCCGCGACGCCGCGGTCCGACCCGAGGCCCGGGCCACCGCGGAGCGGATCGGGTCGCTGGAGCCGGCGG
Above is a genomic segment from Nocardioides aromaticivorans containing:
- a CDS encoding acyl-CoA dehydrogenase family protein, whose protein sequence is MSLGISDDQVELADSLRKWAASIGPVEAVRAAEGDAGADFAAVWAAVEEMGVAAIAAPESAGGGGGTVLDQAVALEACAHELVPGGLLGAAIGGVLTGRPGRHGVQVHPGGAVWDGGTATELLLLDDGEVAAEVGVDLSARHARVSGGTPAAAADERRRLLAVTLAAAEAAGVARWCLETAVDYAKVREQFGQRIGAFQAIKHLCAQMLETAESVTAAAWDAAAAATALDEGAGDDAQWAFAADVAQATCFDGAVEVAKSCIQVLGGIGFTYEHDAHLYLRRALTLRALVGSSDAAAERITAAAVSGVRRQVDVDLEGRDAAVRPEARATAERIGSLEPADQRAALVDAGYLTPHWPAPYGLGADPTLQIVIDQELGRAGVVRPDLVIAGWAVPTILSHGTDAQRERFVRPSLLGELTWCQLFSEPGSGSDLASLRTRATRVEGGWSLTGQKVWTSVAERADWGICLARTDPDAPQHKGITYFLVDMRSAGIEVRPLREITGEALFNEVFLDEVFVPDECVVAEPGDGWRLARTTLANERVAMASARLTKSVERAVELAASRDLGAVARVQVGHQVALATVCALLGVRTTLRALGGHGPGAESSVAKLLGVRSRQDSSELVVRLQGDELALLGAIGKESGDPLAADVWEQLNTRCLSIAGGTTQILRNVAGERILGLPR
- a CDS encoding class I SAM-dependent methyltransferase codes for the protein MTDTMPSDLLEHARDAKGFMPEDEGALLHRVALERLPHGPALEVGTYCGKSGIYLGAAAQQVTAATGTTAVVFTVDHHRGSEENQAGWEHHDASVVDPELGLMDTLGEFRRNIARAGLEDHVIAIVGQSTSVAAHWRTPLSLLFIDGGHGEQPARDDFAGWAHWVDAGGYLAIHDVFPDPADGGRPPYELIYLPALASGAFTEVEAVGSLRVLQRTSGAAGDPLA